Proteins encoded within one genomic window of Dasypus novemcinctus isolate mDasNov1 chromosome 17, mDasNov1.1.hap2, whole genome shotgun sequence:
- the LBH gene encoding protein LBH isoform X1, which translates to MSVYFPIHCPDYLSSAEMTEVMMNTPSMEEMGLSPRKDGLSYQIFPDPSDFDRCCKLKDRLPSIVVEPTEGEVESGELRWPPEEFLVQEDEQENCEDTAKENKEQ; encoded by the exons ATGTCTGTGTATTTCCCCATCCACTG CCCTGATTATCTGAGCTCGGCCgagatgactgaggtgatgatgAACACGCCGTCCATGGAAGAGATGGGGCTCAGCCCCCGGAAGGACGGCCTTTCCTACCAG ATCTTCCCTGACCCGTCCGACTTTGACCGCTGCTGCAAACTCAAGGACCGCCTGCCCTCTATCGTGGTGGAACCCACGGAGGGGGAGGTGGAGAGCGGGGAGCTCCGGTGGCCCCCCGAGGAGTTCCTGGTCCAGGAGGATGAGCAAGAAAACTGTGAAGACACAGCGAAAGAAAACAAGGAGCAGTAG
- the LBH gene encoding protein LBH isoform X2, whose product MTEVMMNTPSMEEMGLSPRKDGLSYQIFPDPSDFDRCCKLKDRLPSIVVEPTEGEVESGELRWPPEEFLVQEDEQENCEDTAKENKEQ is encoded by the exons atgactgaggtgatgatgAACACGCCGTCCATGGAAGAGATGGGGCTCAGCCCCCGGAAGGACGGCCTTTCCTACCAG ATCTTCCCTGACCCGTCCGACTTTGACCGCTGCTGCAAACTCAAGGACCGCCTGCCCTCTATCGTGGTGGAACCCACGGAGGGGGAGGTGGAGAGCGGGGAGCTCCGGTGGCCCCCCGAGGAGTTCCTGGTCCAGGAGGATGAGCAAGAAAACTGTGAAGACACAGCGAAAGAAAACAAGGAGCAGTAG